In Variovorax paradoxus, a single genomic region encodes these proteins:
- a CDS encoding MarR family winged helix-turn-helix transcriptional regulator, whose protein sequence is MPHKKEASNRRPPQGDAKEREVLDEAPAEGGDLVERGIRQWLRERPDIDSSGKSVVGRLLRLEEVVLRTLNQVLEPFGMKYQEYAVLATLRVAGAPYRLSPSRLQSTLLFTSGGLSNLLKRLEKEGWIKRSIDPNDGRGVLVKLTAKGIRLADEAMPRHAAAELHLLRMFDASQREVLSGLLSQMMTGNAPELGPEPGEALLRKPRD, encoded by the coding sequence ATGCCGCACAAAAAAGAAGCATCGAACCGACGTCCGCCCCAAGGCGATGCCAAGGAGCGCGAGGTACTCGACGAGGCCCCGGCCGAAGGCGGAGACCTGGTCGAGCGCGGCATCCGCCAGTGGCTGCGCGAGCGGCCCGACATCGACAGCAGTGGCAAGTCGGTGGTCGGGCGCCTGCTGCGGCTCGAGGAAGTCGTGCTGCGCACCCTGAACCAGGTGCTGGAGCCCTTCGGCATGAAGTATCAGGAGTACGCCGTGCTCGCCACTCTGCGCGTGGCGGGGGCGCCCTACCGCCTCTCGCCGTCGCGGCTGCAGAGCACGCTGCTCTTCACGTCGGGCGGGCTGTCGAACCTGCTCAAGCGGCTCGAGAAGGAGGGCTGGATCAAGCGCTCCATCGACCCCAACGACGGGCGCGGCGTGCTGGTCAAGCTCACGGCCAAGGGCATCCGGCTGGCCGACGAGGCCATGCCCCGGCACGCGGCGGCGGAACTGCATCTGCTGCGCATGTTCGATGCCTCGCAGCGCGAGGTGCTGTCGGGCCTGCTGAGCCAGATGATGACCGGCAACGCACCCGAACTGGGGCCGGAGCCTGGAGAGGCGCTGCTGCGCAAGCCGCGCGATTGA
- a CDS encoding ABC transporter substrate-binding protein, with translation MKPTFSRCLFSGLAAALLAGAASAAQAEELVVGIFGGSFAEDSKTCHIASFEKKTGAKVALKLGSSSQFAASIRATGGKSDFDVVYIDNSLASQLKNEKLLETIDKSKLANAAEVSPRALDKDGQYVVFMTGATVIVYDTKQIKTPPTSWADLAKPEYDGRLAIGDISGTSGSQFLMALNRMKGGTLANMDAGFAAIKPIAKSSVTLYTQADQIVSLFERQEIAAAVWYPDRAGSAIDKGLPLAIVYPKEGAVGILPALVIPKGAKSPALALKYIDEVLSKEGQTCFAERKYAGPVNTQVKLSDKAAKIVPYQQTFDNLWLPDPEAVAKSLPEWTKRWQREVAR, from the coding sequence ATGAAACCCACGTTCTCGCGCTGTCTCTTCTCCGGTCTCGCGGCCGCATTGCTGGCCGGTGCCGCGTCGGCCGCGCAGGCCGAAGAGCTGGTGGTCGGCATCTTCGGCGGCTCCTTCGCCGAAGACTCCAAGACCTGCCACATCGCTTCCTTCGAAAAGAAGACCGGCGCCAAGGTCGCGCTCAAGCTCGGCAGCTCGTCGCAGTTCGCGGCCTCGATCCGCGCCACCGGCGGCAAGTCGGACTTCGACGTGGTCTACATCGACAACTCGCTCGCCTCGCAGCTCAAGAACGAGAAGCTGCTGGAGACCATCGACAAGAGCAAGCTTGCCAACGCCGCCGAGGTGTCGCCGCGCGCGCTCGACAAGGACGGCCAGTACGTGGTGTTCATGACCGGCGCCACCGTCATCGTGTACGACACCAAGCAGATCAAGACGCCGCCCACTTCGTGGGCCGACCTCGCCAAGCCCGAATACGACGGCCGCCTCGCCATCGGCGACATCAGCGGCACCTCGGGCTCGCAGTTCCTCATGGCGCTGAACCGCATGAAGGGCGGCACGCTCGCGAACATGGATGCGGGCTTCGCCGCCATCAAGCCGATCGCGAAGTCTTCCGTCACGCTCTACACACAGGCCGACCAGATCGTCTCGCTGTTCGAGCGCCAGGAGATCGCGGCCGCCGTGTGGTACCCCGACCGCGCCGGCTCCGCCATCGACAAGGGCCTGCCGCTGGCCATCGTCTACCCCAAGGAAGGCGCGGTGGGCATCCTGCCCGCGCTGGTGATTCCGAAGGGCGCCAAGTCGCCGGCGCTCGCGCTCAAGTACATCGACGAAGTGCTGTCGAAGGAGGGCCAGACCTGCTTCGCCGAGCGCAAGTACGCGGGCCCCGTGAACACGCAGGTCAAGCTCAGCGACAAGGCCGCGAAGATCGTTCCTTATCAGCAGACGTTCGACAACCTCTGGCTGCCCGACCCCGAGGCCGTGGCCAAGTCGCTGCCCGAGTGGACCAAGCGCTGGCAGCGCGAAGTCGCACGCTGA
- a CDS encoding ABC transporter ATP-binding protein, with translation MPALTLDRLEKRYPGHVAASSVSLSVHDGEFISLLGPSGCGKTTVLRMVAGLIEPTGGRILVDGRDITALPTNRRNIGLVFQSYALFPHMSVFENVAFGLRRQGMQGSELKQRVDQALASVRLSALGDRMPKQLSGGQQQRVAVARSIAPRPSILLFDEPLSNLDASLRDEMQIELKRLQREVGITTLFVTHDQGEAMSMSDRVCVLAHGVVQQFDTPEAIYHRPATGFVASFIGRPNRLTGRVVRANGASAAVQLDDGPMLPASAAEGMVQGAAVDVVIRQEDIRFADAPSPGAATLAGRVAMRSFVGARVQYLLAFGGTELIAEAVTNGPHAGLEVDAPVRVAIAPQHVYVTARAAQAASA, from the coding sequence ATGCCGGCACTCACGCTCGACCGTCTCGAGAAACGCTACCCGGGCCACGTGGCCGCGTCGTCGGTCTCGCTGTCCGTCCATGACGGCGAATTCATCTCGCTGCTCGGTCCCTCCGGCTGCGGCAAGACCACCGTGCTGCGCATGGTGGCGGGGCTGATCGAGCCGACCGGCGGGCGCATCCTCGTCGACGGCCGCGACATCACCGCGCTGCCCACCAACCGGCGCAACATCGGCCTGGTGTTCCAGTCGTACGCGCTGTTCCCGCACATGAGCGTGTTCGAGAACGTCGCCTTCGGCCTGCGCCGCCAGGGCATGCAGGGCAGCGAGCTGAAGCAGCGTGTCGACCAGGCGCTGGCCAGCGTGCGCCTGTCGGCCCTCGGCGACCGCATGCCGAAGCAGCTCTCCGGCGGCCAGCAGCAGCGCGTGGCGGTGGCGCGATCGATCGCGCCGCGCCCCAGCATTCTTCTCTTCGACGAACCGCTCTCCAACCTCGACGCCTCGCTGCGCGACGAGATGCAGATCGAGCTCAAGCGGCTGCAGCGCGAGGTCGGCATCACCACGCTGTTCGTCACGCACGACCAGGGCGAGGCCATGTCCATGTCCGACCGCGTGTGCGTGCTCGCGCACGGCGTGGTGCAGCAGTTCGACACGCCCGAGGCCATCTACCACCGCCCCGCCACCGGCTTCGTCGCCAGCTTCATCGGCCGCCCCAACCGGCTCACCGGCCGCGTGGTGCGCGCCAATGGCGCTTCCGCCGCGGTGCAGCTGGACGACGGCCCGATGCTGCCCGCGTCCGCCGCCGAAGGCATGGTGCAGGGCGCGGCGGTCGACGTGGTGATCCGGCAGGAAGACATCCGCTTCGCCGATGCACCCTCGCCCGGCGCGGCCACGCTCGCGGGCCGCGTCGCCATGCGCTCTTTCGTGGGCGCGCGCGTGCAGTACCTGCTCGCGTTCGGCGGCACCGAGCTGATCGCCGAGGCCGTCACCAACGGCCCGCACGCCGGCCTCGAGGTCGACGCGCCGGTGCGCGTGGCCATCGCGCCGCAGCATGTGTACGTCACCGCCCGGGCCGCGCAGGCCGCGTCGGCATGA